One region of candidate division WOR-3 bacterium genomic DNA includes:
- a CDS encoding V-type ATP synthase subunit K, with protein sequence MTDLFALSVVSQTATNGVGMAFAIAGAVLASAMAGVGSAIGINYPGSAAAAVLREDPDKFGNLFLLVVLPGTQGFYGLIIALLALPKIAAVSSVMQGVQILIACLPIAVTGLVSAIYQGKVCLAGVHLVSKRSDQAMKGVIYAAMVETYAVLGLLTSFLLLTSIK encoded by the coding sequence ATGACCGATTTATTTGCTTTATCCGTCGTCTCTCAGACCGCCACGAACGGCGTCGGTATGGCTTTTGCCATAGCCGGTGCTGTTCTCGCTTCCGCCATGGCGGGTGTAGGATCTGCGATTGGAATTAACTATCCCGGCTCCGCCGCGGCGGCTGTTTTAAGAGAAGACCCCGATAAATTCGGAAATCTTTTCCTTCTCGTCGTTCTTCCGGGAACCCAGGGTTTTTACGGTTTAATCATAGCTCTCTTGGCTCTTCCCAAGATAGCCGCGGTTTCAAGCGTCATGCAGGGAGTTCAAATACTCATAGCTTGTCTTCCGATAGCTGTCACCGGTCTTGTATCCGCGATTTATCAGGGTAAAGTATGCCTGGCGGGAGTCCATCTGGTCTCCAAAAGGTCAGACCAGGCTATGAAAGGCGTTATATACGCTGCTATGGTTGAAACTTACGCGGTACTGGGTCTTCTGACGAGTTTTCTCCTTTTGACGAGCATAAAATAA